In a single window of the Hoyosella subflava DQS3-9A1 genome:
- a CDS encoding response regulator transcription factor has translation MDDGRAVISVLLADDENLIRAALRTMLDLEPDIDVVAEASTGDEALSKARAFTPDIAVLDLQMPVLDGVEVAERLREHLPNCGVVIVTSHGRPGYLKRALSVGARGFLPKTTSASTLADVIRKVAAGGRFVDPEIAAEAISAGDSPLTPREADVLEHAAEGASVEEIARRVSLTPGTTRNYLSSAVSKLGAANRYEACVIARRFGWI, from the coding sequence GTGGACGACGGTCGCGCGGTAATCAGCGTTCTTCTCGCCGATGATGAAAACCTCATACGCGCGGCATTGCGCACCATGCTCGACCTTGAACCAGACATCGACGTCGTCGCCGAAGCCTCTACCGGGGACGAAGCGCTGAGCAAAGCACGAGCATTTACTCCGGATATCGCGGTGCTTGACCTTCAGATGCCCGTGCTCGACGGGGTAGAGGTGGCCGAGCGGCTCCGTGAACATCTTCCGAACTGCGGCGTCGTCATCGTCACCAGCCACGGCCGCCCCGGTTACCTCAAGCGTGCACTCAGTGTCGGCGCGCGGGGATTCCTGCCCAAGACGACGTCAGCAAGCACCCTTGCGGACGTGATCCGCAAGGTCGCGGCGGGCGGCCGTTTCGTCGACCCCGAGATCGCGGCTGAAGCGATCAGCGCTGGCGACAGCCCCCTCACCCCGCGGGAGGCCGACGTTCTCGAACACGCGGCAGAGGGTGCTTCCGTCGAGGAAATCGCCCGCCGGGTGTCGCTCACACCGGGGACGACGCGCAACTATCTGTCGTCCGCGGTGTCGAAACTTGGTGCGGCGAATCGATATGAGGCGTGTGTGATCGCACGGCGTTTCGGGTGGATTTGA
- a CDS encoding AbrB/MazE/SpoVT family DNA-binding domain-containing protein has product MRLNSKGHVTIPAELRRKYALEEGDQLEVVEVGNALQTVRRKGARRRGKRLIQHMRGRATTTMSTDELMELFRGE; this is encoded by the coding sequence ATGCGCCTCAATAGCAAAGGGCACGTGACTATTCCTGCCGAACTGCGCCGGAAGTATGCGCTAGAGGAAGGCGACCAGCTAGAGGTAGTGGAGGTTGGCAACGCGCTGCAAACCGTGCGGCGCAAGGGCGCGCGGCGGCGGGGCAAGCGCCTCATTCAACATATGCGTGGGCGCGCGACTACGACGATGAGTACAGATGAGTTGATGGAACTGTTCCGTGGCGAATAG
- a CDS encoding carboxymuconolactone decarboxylase family protein — MTTMSESTTTTPAQQFMGALAPKLASLTDEVLYGDIWTRPELSPRDRSLITVAALISGGNHEQLRYHLKLARENGVTEAELIEVITHIAFYAGWPKAISAVTVAKALFAGAHVTLPSR, encoded by the coding sequence ATGACCACCATGAGTGAGTCGACAACAACGACGCCAGCACAGCAGTTCATGGGAGCCCTCGCCCCCAAGCTGGCCTCACTCACCGACGAGGTTCTGTACGGCGACATCTGGACGCGGCCCGAACTCTCCCCGCGGGACCGAAGCCTGATCACGGTGGCCGCTCTCATCTCTGGCGGCAATCACGAACAACTTCGCTACCACCTGAAACTGGCGCGGGAGAACGGTGTCACCGAGGCCGAGCTCATAGAAGTCATCACGCACATCGCCTTCTACGCCGGATGGCCCAAAGCCATTTCGGCTGTCACGGTGGCCAAAGCCTTATTTGCTGGCGCTCATGTCACGCTGCCCTCTCGCTAG
- a CDS encoding ABC transporter ATP-binding protein, with translation MSMEVTAWTAMYNAMHAQQDRRPFSKETVKRIWAFARPHRRELWVFLGFGVVLAVLAVLTPLLAGRVVNAIVDNAGLATVAWLAVIIAIIAVAEAVFGIVHRWLSARIGEALILDLRTAVFDHVQRMPIAFFTRTRTGALVSRLNNDVIGAQRAFSDTLAGVVSNLVTLILTLIVMMTLSWQITLLALLLLPVFMLPARSVGSRLARLEREAANHNSAMSTQMTERFSAPGATLVKLFGRPQRESAEFAMRASRVRDIGVRSAMVQWLFVTALTLVSALALALVYGVGGFYALRGQLDPGTVVALALLLTRLYAPLTSLASARVDVMSALVSFERVFEVLDLKPLIVEKADATDVPEGPVGVEFSQVRFAYPAADKISLASLEEVAHLDTRAGTEVLHDVSFHVEPGQMIALVGSSGAGKSTIAQLVPRLYDVDEGTVSIGGRDVRDLRTASIRGTVGMVTQDGHLFHESIRENLLLANPEATEEQLWDVLRRARLEDLVGTLPDGLDTVVGERGYRLSGGERQRLTIARLLLAQPRIVILDEATAHLDSTSEAAVQAALNEALEGRTALVIAHRLSTIRAADQILVVEDGRIIERGTHTELLARNGRYGELYRTQFAEQPGVDSDDMCGAEAACTPDKAAASIYGA, from the coding sequence ATGAGCATGGAAGTCACCGCGTGGACCGCGATGTACAACGCGATGCACGCGCAACAGGATCGCCGCCCCTTCTCGAAAGAAACAGTCAAACGCATCTGGGCTTTCGCGCGGCCGCACCGCCGCGAACTGTGGGTATTCCTTGGGTTCGGTGTCGTCCTCGCGGTGCTTGCCGTTCTCACGCCACTGCTAGCCGGCCGGGTGGTAAACGCGATCGTCGACAACGCTGGGCTCGCAACCGTGGCGTGGCTCGCGGTCATCATCGCGATCATTGCTGTCGCGGAAGCGGTCTTCGGAATCGTTCACCGGTGGCTGTCCGCGCGGATCGGCGAGGCACTGATTCTCGACTTGCGGACCGCGGTATTCGATCACGTACAGCGCATGCCGATCGCCTTCTTCACGCGGACGCGCACCGGTGCGCTCGTCAGCCGCCTCAACAATGACGTCATCGGCGCCCAGCGCGCTTTCAGTGACACTCTCGCAGGTGTCGTCAGCAACCTCGTCACCCTCATCCTCACGCTCATCGTGATGATGACTCTCTCGTGGCAGATCACCTTGCTTGCGCTGCTCCTGCTGCCCGTATTCATGCTGCCGGCCCGTAGCGTTGGTTCACGTTTGGCGCGGCTCGAGCGCGAAGCGGCAAACCACAACTCCGCGATGAGCACCCAGATGACGGAGCGCTTCTCCGCCCCCGGCGCAACACTGGTCAAACTCTTCGGACGCCCCCAACGAGAATCTGCCGAGTTCGCGATGCGCGCTTCCCGAGTACGCGACATAGGCGTGCGCTCCGCGATGGTGCAGTGGCTTTTCGTGACGGCGCTGACCCTGGTGTCGGCACTCGCGCTTGCGCTGGTCTACGGCGTCGGGGGTTTCTACGCGCTGCGTGGCCAACTGGATCCTGGCACAGTGGTTGCTCTCGCCCTCTTGCTGACCCGGCTGTACGCGCCACTCACCTCTCTCGCGAGCGCGCGCGTAGACGTCATGAGTGCTCTGGTCAGCTTCGAGCGTGTCTTCGAAGTCCTCGACCTGAAACCCCTGATCGTCGAGAAGGCCGATGCCACCGACGTTCCCGAAGGTCCCGTTGGGGTCGAGTTCTCGCAGGTCCGCTTCGCGTACCCTGCTGCGGACAAGATCTCACTCGCTTCGCTCGAAGAAGTGGCGCATCTCGATACCCGCGCCGGGACAGAGGTGCTGCACGACGTCTCGTTCCACGTGGAACCAGGCCAGATGATCGCGCTCGTCGGATCGTCCGGCGCCGGGAAATCGACGATCGCCCAGCTAGTCCCCCGCCTCTACGACGTGGACGAAGGGACTGTCTCCATTGGTGGTCGCGACGTCCGGGATCTGCGCACCGCGTCCATCCGAGGCACCGTAGGCATGGTCACCCAGGATGGGCATCTCTTCCACGAGTCCATCCGCGAGAACCTTCTGCTTGCCAACCCGGAAGCAACCGAAGAGCAGCTGTGGGATGTGCTCCGGCGCGCGCGCCTCGAAGACTTGGTCGGGACCCTGCCTGACGGCCTCGATACAGTTGTCGGGGAACGGGGTTACCGATTGTCGGGTGGCGAACGTCAGCGCCTCACCATCGCCCGACTCCTGCTCGCTCAGCCACGAATCGTCATACTTGACGAAGCGACTGCGCACCTCGACTCGACGTCAGAAGCGGCTGTCCAGGCCGCGCTGAACGAAGCGCTCGAAGGACGGACCGCACTCGTAATCGCGCATCGCCTCTCCACGATCCGGGCGGCGGACCAGATCCTCGTCGTCGAGGACGGCCGGATCATCGAGCGCGGCACCCACACCGAACTGCTCGCACGCAACGGGCGATACGGTGAGCTCTACCGCACCCAATTCGCCGAGCAGCCGGGTGTAGATAGCGATGACATGTGCGGCGCAGAAGCAGCGTGCACTCCAGACAAAGCCGCCGCGAGCATCTACGGGGCGTGA
- a CDS encoding S49 family peptidase — protein MSKLMNLPKPLTAKLPSALGGDGRGVVAVVRVHGMIAAGPAGIARHVVSAESIDEQLIRAFGMDRVKAVALLINSPGGSPTQSEVIASRIRQLAEKHKVPVIAFCEDVAASGGYWVACAADEIYAAETSVVGSIGVISAGFGFQDLMSKLGVERRVYTSGTEKARLDPFTAERADDVEWLSGLQGALHDLFRQWVLERRGSQLQQDGDLFNGDVWLGREALQRGLIDGVGSLREIAAKKFPHAEVEFVAPKKPFFARLGMPFPDPLGMDSALGRFGAAAAQALVGATVETLEARVAWGRFGR, from the coding sequence ATGTCTAAGTTGATGAATCTCCCTAAGCCACTGACCGCGAAGCTCCCCAGCGCGCTTGGCGGAGACGGCCGCGGTGTGGTGGCAGTTGTCCGCGTGCATGGGATGATCGCGGCAGGACCGGCCGGTATCGCACGGCACGTGGTGTCCGCAGAATCGATCGACGAGCAGCTCATCCGCGCGTTCGGCATGGACCGCGTCAAGGCTGTCGCGCTGCTCATCAACTCCCCAGGTGGTTCGCCTACACAGAGCGAAGTGATCGCCTCGCGGATTCGGCAGCTCGCGGAGAAGCACAAGGTTCCGGTTATCGCGTTCTGCGAGGACGTTGCTGCATCGGGAGGTTACTGGGTGGCGTGCGCCGCCGACGAAATCTATGCGGCGGAAACCTCAGTCGTCGGCTCGATCGGGGTGATCTCGGCGGGGTTTGGATTCCAGGACTTGATGTCGAAGCTGGGTGTAGAGCGGCGCGTGTACACGTCCGGAACCGAGAAGGCGCGGCTCGATCCTTTTACCGCGGAGCGGGCGGACGATGTCGAGTGGCTTTCGGGCTTGCAAGGCGCGTTGCATGATCTTTTTCGCCAGTGGGTGCTGGAACGTCGTGGGTCTCAGCTTCAGCAGGACGGGGACCTTTTCAACGGGGACGTCTGGCTCGGGCGCGAGGCATTGCAGCGCGGCCTGATAGACGGTGTCGGTTCGCTGCGGGAGATCGCTGCGAAGAAGTTCCCCCACGCGGAGGTGGAATTCGTCGCGCCGAAGAAGCCGTTCTTTGCGCGGCTGGGCATGCCGTTTCCGGACCCATTAGGCATGGACAGTGCGCTGGGACGTTTCGGTGCCGCAGCTGCGCAAGCGCTTGTCGGTGCGACAGTCGAGACTCTTGAGGCGCGTGTTGCGTGGGGGCGTTTCGGCCGATGA
- a CDS encoding rhodanese-like domain-containing protein, with product MSESVPSVPIGDLPEEFSESVVLLDVREPDEWDQGHAPGALHIPLEDVPARVDEVDPDAELFVICRSGGRSFRVIQWLNQIGYEATNVSGGMVAWQKEGRRVIAGDGTPGSVY from the coding sequence GTGAGTGAAAGTGTGCCTTCCGTGCCTATCGGCGACCTTCCCGAGGAGTTCTCGGAGTCGGTCGTACTGCTCGATGTCCGCGAGCCAGACGAGTGGGACCAGGGGCATGCCCCAGGCGCGCTGCATATCCCCCTGGAGGACGTGCCCGCGCGAGTCGATGAGGTAGATCCCGATGCGGAGCTTTTTGTCATCTGCCGCAGCGGCGGTCGCAGCTTCCGCGTGATTCAATGGCTCAACCAGATCGGATACGAGGCGACGAACGTCTCAGGTGGCATGGTGGCGTGGCAGAAAGAAGGACGCCGCGTGATTGCCGGGGACGGAACGCCCGGGTCGGTCTACTAG
- a CDS encoding DUF4328 domain-containing protein, with product MRDPAQVTPVAPRPAPSMHPVLRRPLSHRWLALAPPAVTESAESRGRRPAPVTPTPRAASVPGWSLYEKPQQALPKQPRTRIWGGYAVSFLVVAAGLYLAAGLAEVFRFGLLLYNRSRLVPAWLAFSSDFLVAVTALAAIICSLLAAVSAACWLVDFRREWFARLELRDTRSVREQLLGCLLPVVTLWYPGTLLSEMLSSARARDHFGQQARSVLTRVRVWWGMWVATWICQGLSLLWRETADTLQAQANGVEFAALTHFLAAAFAVMTLVVMRELLHLRDRTRPRSSKRWVVAASP from the coding sequence ATGCGCGATCCGGCTCAGGTGACCCCGGTGGCCCCGCGGCCTGCACCGTCGATGCACCCAGTGCTCCGCCGCCCGTTGTCGCACCGCTGGCTGGCACTCGCCCCGCCCGCTGTCACGGAGTCTGCCGAGTCGCGTGGACGTAGGCCCGCACCGGTCACGCCTACTCCCCGGGCCGCAAGTGTCCCAGGCTGGAGCTTGTATGAGAAGCCGCAGCAGGCGTTACCCAAACAGCCCCGCACCCGAATATGGGGCGGGTATGCCGTTTCATTCCTCGTTGTGGCAGCAGGACTGTATCTCGCTGCGGGCCTGGCAGAGGTTTTCCGCTTCGGGCTCCTGCTCTATAACCGGTCCAGGCTCGTTCCGGCCTGGCTCGCCTTCTCCTCAGATTTCCTCGTCGCGGTGACCGCGCTCGCGGCGATCATCTGTTCACTCCTTGCGGCGGTCAGTGCGGCGTGCTGGCTGGTCGACTTCAGGCGGGAGTGGTTCGCGCGGTTAGAGCTTCGGGATACGCGTTCGGTTCGAGAGCAACTGCTCGGCTGTCTGCTCCCAGTGGTGACACTCTGGTACCCGGGCACCTTGTTGAGCGAAATGCTGAGCAGTGCGCGCGCCCGCGACCATTTTGGGCAGCAGGCACGCTCGGTGCTGACGCGGGTAAGGGTGTGGTGGGGGATGTGGGTGGCCACCTGGATCTGTCAGGGCCTGTCACTACTGTGGCGCGAGACGGCTGACACTCTGCAGGCTCAGGCGAATGGTGTCGAGTTCGCGGCGCTTACTCATTTCCTGGCTGCTGCATTCGCAGTGATGACGCTAGTTGTCATGCGTGAGCTACTCCATCTGCGCGATCGCACCCGCCCGCGTTCATCAAAACGCTGGGTGGTTGCCGCATCGCCGTAA
- a CDS encoding glycerophosphodiester phosphodiesterase family protein: MKTRPAGRPGGRPSVVAHRGASGERPEHTLAAYELALAQGADGLECDVRLTRDGQLICMHDRRIDRTSTGRGVVSSMTLDALKAHDYGSWHASVTASERTSVALGDPDISNPEVDRYSEPSEPHTVLTLRELLTLVVDWPSPKTLFIETKHPVRFGGLVEFKLLAELQRFGLANPRTDTDPPVVFMSFAPSAVFRIRRAAPRLPSVLLGENSRYLGVAPSASGMPTAIGPSIKMLRERPSIVERARASGRATYCWTVDHPADVALCRDLGVRWLATNFPLRTRLQLEEQHSQRQSG, translated from the coding sequence GTGAAGACACGACCGGCTGGGCGGCCTGGTGGGCGTCCGAGTGTAGTCGCGCACCGGGGTGCGTCCGGGGAACGGCCTGAACACACGCTTGCGGCGTATGAGCTCGCACTGGCACAGGGCGCTGATGGTCTTGAGTGTGATGTCCGCTTGACGCGCGACGGCCAGCTGATCTGTATGCATGATCGCCGGATTGACCGGACGTCAACCGGGCGTGGCGTAGTCAGTTCCATGACCCTCGATGCGCTGAAAGCGCACGACTACGGCAGTTGGCATGCTTCGGTTACAGCGTCAGAGCGAACATCTGTCGCCCTGGGTGATCCCGACATCTCGAACCCGGAGGTTGATCGCTACTCCGAACCGTCGGAACCGCACACAGTTCTTACTCTGCGCGAGTTGTTAACGCTGGTGGTTGATTGGCCAAGCCCAAAGACACTTTTCATCGAAACCAAGCATCCAGTGCGGTTCGGGGGCCTCGTCGAGTTCAAGCTTCTCGCGGAGTTACAGCGCTTCGGGCTTGCCAATCCCCGCACCGATACCGATCCGCCCGTCGTGTTCATGTCTTTCGCGCCCTCGGCAGTTTTCCGGATCCGGCGTGCTGCACCTCGGTTGCCGTCAGTTCTTCTCGGGGAGAACTCGCGCTATCTCGGCGTCGCTCCGAGCGCGAGCGGAATGCCGACGGCGATCGGGCCCTCCATCAAGATGTTGCGGGAGCGGCCGTCCATCGTTGAACGAGCAAGAGCATCTGGCCGCGCAACATATTGCTGGACGGTGGACCATCCGGCGGACGTGGCACTCTGCCGTGATTTGGGAGTTCGCTGGCTTGCCACGAACTTCCCGTTGCGGACAAGGCTGCAGCTTGAGGAGCAACATTCGCAGCGCCAATCGGGGTAA
- a CDS encoding DUF5926 family protein: MGKKSKRNAGPKEGSRRAEKLAQRQARLAELPVRRPFEGLAAECDIVALREFVPSAVAPLPLAASAAESADNRELKLATVLPGAVASLVRTVGDPAVDEAYVALQLAAHTDNPGRDLAAATQWVLGAKPGSSLTQATPSSDTPALADILDSDSLLDITVHNDFNWWIPEGSEPAAEVAAAVQRANEVIMPSARLAGDGIVAAWWVDAGEKAHLRWVRPEDEEALMRALARLHARDELTLGEGSRFAGSFRAHGLLVPVFDLDPESHHEEWVRPAVTLQERLLQALADDAPLNTAERRSRDGLIGRQVTLR, translated from the coding sequence GTGGGAAAGAAAAGCAAGCGCAATGCAGGCCCGAAAGAGGGAAGTCGGCGAGCTGAGAAGCTCGCACAGCGCCAGGCACGGCTCGCGGAACTACCGGTACGCAGGCCTTTTGAAGGCCTCGCGGCAGAGTGCGACATCGTCGCGCTGCGCGAGTTCGTTCCGTCCGCGGTAGCGCCGTTGCCGCTCGCCGCGTCTGCCGCAGAGAGCGCTGATAATCGAGAGCTGAAGCTGGCGACGGTCCTGCCAGGCGCCGTGGCCTCGCTGGTACGCACGGTAGGTGATCCTGCAGTGGATGAAGCATATGTAGCGTTGCAACTGGCTGCGCATACAGACAACCCTGGCCGGGACCTGGCGGCCGCAACCCAATGGGTCCTCGGCGCGAAGCCGGGCTCCTCACTGACGCAAGCGACACCCTCTAGCGACACTCCGGCACTAGCCGACATTCTCGACTCCGACAGTCTGCTGGATATCACCGTCCACAACGACTTCAACTGGTGGATTCCTGAAGGATCGGAACCTGCCGCTGAGGTAGCGGCAGCGGTCCAGCGTGCTAACGAGGTGATCATGCCCTCAGCGCGCCTAGCGGGGGACGGGATCGTGGCGGCATGGTGGGTTGATGCGGGGGAGAAGGCTCACTTGCGGTGGGTGCGGCCTGAGGATGAAGAAGCGCTAATGCGCGCGCTGGCGCGGTTGCACGCCCGCGATGAATTGACCCTGGGGGAGGGTTCACGTTTCGCGGGGTCGTTCCGGGCGCACGGGCTCCTAGTGCCGGTCTTCGATCTCGACCCCGAATCGCACCATGAGGAATGGGTGCGGCCTGCCGTAACGCTGCAAGAGCGGCTCCTACAGGCGCTTGCGGACGACGCGCCACTGAATACCGCAGAACGACGCTCACGTGACGGGCTGATCGGGCGCCAGGTGACGCTGCGCTGA
- a CDS encoding ferritin, protein MTNSTDSKFISLLREQVKQEFTASQQYIAIAVYFDNEDLPQLAKHFYAQANEEHNHAMMIVQYFLDRDMRVDIPGVEPVRNDFTNVLQPLELALDQEREVTDQIVKLASTARDEGDYVGEQFMQWFLKEQVEEVATMTTLLAIAKRAGDNLFDLETFVDREVSPVARDSTAPHAAGGAI, encoded by the coding sequence ATGACAAACAGCACGGATTCTAAGTTCATCAGCCTGTTGCGGGAACAAGTGAAGCAAGAATTCACTGCATCGCAGCAATATATTGCGATTGCCGTTTACTTCGATAACGAAGACCTGCCCCAGCTTGCAAAACACTTCTACGCACAAGCCAACGAAGAGCACAATCACGCGATGATGATCGTGCAGTATTTCCTCGACCGCGACATGCGGGTCGACATTCCGGGCGTCGAGCCTGTCCGCAACGACTTCACGAATGTCCTGCAGCCGCTTGAACTTGCGCTGGACCAGGAGAGGGAAGTCACCGACCAGATCGTTAAGCTCGCTAGCACTGCCCGCGACGAAGGTGACTATGTGGGCGAACAGTTCATGCAGTGGTTCCTGAAGGAGCAGGTCGAGGAGGTCGCGACGATGACGACTCTGCTCGCCATTGCCAAGCGCGCGGGAGACAACCTCTTCGATCTTGAAACGTTCGTTGACCGGGAAGTCAGCCCAGTTGCACGGGATTCGACCGCCCCTCATGCGGCTGGCGGCGCGATTTAA
- a CDS encoding LCP family protein: MILLLILVFVVGVGGFLLDRSMPRVDALSSYEGRIGDTPGTNFLIVGSDSRMGLTPEQEAEFTTGGESGADRTDTILLVHKPRGGDTVLVSIPRDSYVPIPGYGYEKINAAFAFGGAPLLVQTIEESTGVHIDHYLEVGFAGFAGITDAVGGVEMCLDNPMTDPLAGIDLAPGCQTLNGRESLGFVRSRATPLADLDRMNNQRKFMSALSDKIASPATILNPFRSIPLARAVGRAIAMDERDTLIDAVRLGLALRGTIVTTTVPVGGFGDLAGVGNVLYWDANDGPRFWGAISRGEPLPADLITSG, from the coding sequence ATGATCCTGCTGCTGATTCTGGTGTTCGTGGTCGGGGTCGGTGGATTTCTGCTGGACAGGTCGATGCCGCGAGTCGACGCGCTCTCCTCCTATGAGGGGCGCATAGGCGATACTCCCGGGACCAACTTCCTCATCGTGGGGTCGGACAGCCGGATGGGCCTGACGCCTGAACAGGAAGCCGAGTTCACTACTGGCGGGGAGTCCGGCGCGGACCGTACCGACACAATTCTTCTGGTCCATAAGCCCCGGGGTGGTGACACCGTACTCGTCAGTATTCCGCGGGATTCGTACGTTCCCATTCCTGGATACGGCTATGAAAAAATCAATGCGGCATTTGCATTTGGCGGTGCTCCGCTGCTTGTTCAGACCATCGAAGAATCCACCGGTGTCCACATTGACCATTATCTCGAGGTCGGTTTCGCCGGTTTCGCGGGAATTACCGACGCCGTGGGCGGCGTAGAAATGTGCCTCGACAATCCAATGACTGATCCGTTGGCAGGCATTGACCTGGCCCCCGGCTGCCAGACTCTGAACGGGCGTGAATCCCTCGGCTTTGTACGCAGCCGCGCAACCCCTCTCGCCGACCTCGACCGAATGAACAATCAGCGCAAATTCATGTCCGCACTTTCGGATAAGATCGCGAGCCCAGCGACTATCCTCAACCCCTTCCGCAGCATCCCCCTTGCTCGCGCCGTCGGACGGGCAATCGCCATGGACGAGCGCGATACCCTGATCGATGCGGTGCGCCTCGGCCTGGCACTGCGCGGCACGATCGTGACAACGACCGTCCCCGTCGGTGGTTTTGGTGACCTCGCCGGAGTTGGCAATGTCCTGTACTGGGACGCTAACGACGGGCCTCGATTCTGGGGTGCGATCTCGAGGGGTGAACCATTACCAGCGGATCTCATCACTTCGGGATAG
- a CDS encoding LysR family substrate-binding domain-containing protein, whose protein sequence is MTDPKEFWLGYVPGATPAKWAQRWSERVTDVPLQLVQVSVSDQCAALVQRRVDAALVRLPPQRAEEWDLLSVVPLYDEMPVVVVPRGHFLCAGEEVTCADLADEAVWHPLDDMFAWECVGGVPGVPQLHRPATSSEAVDLVATGTGVTVVPMSVARLHHDPELVLRPLAAGPRSHVGIAWLAERSTDTDALLDEMVGIVKGRRANSSRGLRGQTSAMQKPAPKPTAKTPGRGKSRQPPARRKQPRKPGR, encoded by the coding sequence ATGACTGATCCGAAGGAATTCTGGCTTGGGTACGTACCCGGCGCCACACCCGCGAAGTGGGCTCAGCGCTGGTCTGAGCGGGTAACCGACGTCCCCCTGCAGCTAGTGCAGGTTTCCGTCTCGGACCAGTGCGCAGCGCTGGTGCAGCGGCGCGTCGACGCCGCACTCGTGCGACTTCCCCCACAACGCGCCGAAGAATGGGACCTACTTAGCGTGGTGCCGCTGTACGACGAGATGCCGGTAGTTGTCGTTCCGCGCGGACACTTTCTCTGCGCTGGCGAGGAGGTGACCTGCGCGGACCTTGCCGACGAAGCAGTGTGGCACCCACTTGATGACATGTTCGCCTGGGAGTGCGTCGGCGGCGTTCCCGGTGTACCGCAGCTCCACCGGCCCGCGACTTCCAGCGAGGCTGTAGATCTCGTCGCGACCGGGACTGGCGTCACGGTAGTTCCGATGTCCGTAGCGCGGCTGCACCATGATCCAGAGCTCGTTCTTCGTCCGCTCGCTGCCGGACCACGCTCGCATGTGGGCATCGCCTGGCTGGCCGAGCGATCGACCGATACGGATGCACTGCTCGACGAGATGGTCGGGATCGTCAAGGGCCGCCGGGCGAATTCGAGCAGAGGGCTCCGCGGTCAGACCTCCGCGATGCAGAAGCCCGCGCCAAAACCGACCGCGAAGACGCCGGGGCGTGGCAAGTCCCGCCAGCCCCCGGCGCGCCGGAAGCAGCCTCGCAAGCCGGGCCGGTGA
- a CDS encoding SelT/SelW/SelH family protein, whose protein sequence is MTESLPDIGDNSRSRIVITYCVRCGWLLRAAWMAQELLTSFHGDVSEVALRPGASGSFRIDVGESNVWNRETDGGFPEITVLKQRVRDVVAPARDLGHSDRSTLTSGNDD, encoded by the coding sequence ATGACCGAATCTCTCCCCGACATCGGTGACAACAGTCGCAGTCGCATCGTCATCACCTATTGCGTACGCTGCGGATGGTTGCTGCGCGCCGCCTGGATGGCGCAGGAGTTGCTCACCTCGTTCCACGGCGATGTGAGTGAAGTCGCACTGCGCCCCGGGGCCAGCGGTTCGTTCCGCATCGATGTGGGGGAGAGCAACGTCTGGAACCGCGAGACTGACGGTGGGTTCCCCGAGATCACTGTTCTCAAGCAACGCGTCCGCGACGTAGTCGCCCCCGCTCGCGACCTCGGTCACTCCGACCGTTCCACCCTGACAAGCGGCAACGATGACTGA
- a CDS encoding CPBP family intramembrane glutamic endopeptidase encodes MSIRTWFRPDLRHLPEPEPDPRQRRLLWIEVGLVVFITLGIQGLFSVLTFAEAWLDPRPIAEQTVALNVTRSDSAIIDFARNALLVVRLLAWAGLAGFLLWRTGAATWLAAQLRLRRADIGAGLVLAAVIGLPGLGLYAIGRTLGITLEVVPSALQDSWWQVPMLVASAIANSAAEEVIVVVYLLIRMRQLGVSPNAALAASALIRGSYHLYQGIGSFGGNIVMGIVFARYFQVSGRVWPLLIAHAVIDIVAFVGYILVVAR; translated from the coding sequence GTGAGTATCCGTACCTGGTTCAGGCCCGACCTCCGCCACCTGCCCGAGCCGGAGCCTGACCCCCGCCAGCGGCGACTGCTGTGGATCGAGGTCGGCCTAGTCGTCTTCATCACTCTCGGGATTCAGGGTCTATTCAGTGTCCTTACGTTTGCCGAAGCCTGGCTCGATCCGCGACCGATCGCCGAACAGACCGTCGCGCTGAACGTGACGCGGTCTGATTCCGCGATCATCGACTTCGCGCGGAACGCACTTCTCGTCGTGCGCTTGCTAGCGTGGGCCGGGCTTGCTGGATTTCTGCTGTGGCGGACGGGTGCCGCCACCTGGCTGGCCGCCCAGCTGCGCCTGAGACGTGCTGACATTGGCGCCGGACTCGTCCTCGCGGCGGTGATTGGCCTTCCCGGCCTCGGGCTTTACGCAATCGGCCGCACCCTCGGGATCACATTGGAGGTCGTCCCCAGCGCATTGCAGGACAGCTGGTGGCAGGTGCCGATGCTGGTCGCCTCAGCGATCGCGAATTCCGCCGCTGAGGAAGTCATCGTCGTCGTGTATCTCCTCATCCGGATGCGTCAACTCGGCGTCAGCCCAAACGCGGCGCTTGCCGCATCAGCCTTGATCCGCGGAAGCTACCACCTCTATCAAGGAATCGGCTCCTTCGGGGGCAACATCGTCATGGGCATCGTTTTCGCCCGCTACTTTCAGGTAAGCGGACGGGTATGGCCGCTGCTCATCGCGCATGCCGTAATCGACATCGTCGCCTTCGTCGGGTACATCCTCGTGGTCGCGCGCTAG